Proteins from a genomic interval of Dermacentor variabilis isolate Ectoservices chromosome 8, ASM5094787v1, whole genome shotgun sequence:
- the LOC142589681 gene encoding uncharacterized protein LOC142589681: MRSTLLSGFIVLIVCSAVHSEGSWLTHARTARAAMFPQAHGMMQPDIMPLSGSGGFHGGDSAMSFGRNTGFAGGSAPAPHGMMGDHTMGSMGSMGSMGRMPTGGLPGMDGDAPVAGGQPPSSHFFG; this comes from the exons ATGAGGTCGACTCTTCTCTCCGGATTCATAGTGCTCATCGTCTGCA GTGCTGTTCATAGCGAAGGAAGCTG GCTCACCCACGCACGGACGGCACGGGCTGCCATGTTCCCACAAGCACACGGCATGATGCAGCCGGACATTATGCCTCTCTCAG GGTCCGGAGGTTTCCACGGGGGTGATTCGGCAATGTCATTTGG GAGGAACACAGGCTTCGCTGGGGGCTCAGCACCGGCGCCCCATGGCATGA TGGGCGACCACACTATGGGATCCATGGGATCCATGGGATCCATGGGACGAATGCCTACCGGCGGTTTGCCGGGAATGGACGGTGACGCGCCTGTGGCTGGCGGCCAACCACCCTCGTCGCA TTTCTTCGGTTGA